The Bacteroidia bacterium genome contains a region encoding:
- a CDS encoding enoyl-CoA hydratase/isomerase family protein: protein MNNYLRPSTLEALGLGSVLDIIKNGKLPIDTERLVNQVFGEKENRGALVITGANGIVGAGKVMQFASRLAPYNVPIIALDLPCSADGFNQQTQQLLNSFGREAANDILKNVIRLNYDGNSLPPVVKSYNPTFLLEAIPENLELKKAHYALFKKEFPDIHIFSVTSGFPSAQLGVSIAHPAFPHEINKIFEVVEPSVTPQTQLLWSLGLIPVQVSDDWSFVLDVFFCGLLQASIQFANITNTPYWKIDKYIRRLIGPNPFRAHDVIGAKGSNFLTWSCLYHLGQHYGNLFTPVQELTERKDSGQNWYPPDHFRPLVNWNLADDESVILKDIILGALFQMTSIMIHEKRADFATMNAIGELCAQFTKGMIATARKTGSEQVFKTIQAYHQLIPQAAETAWYPDVFKNMDTPEWQQLYVNAEHDGSVGVITLSRESYSWDVDAELNRAIDWLKQHQIKRVVLTGDFHLSTQMVGADITEFFPAVTDPKQGAHIAYSWSETARRLHHEFEISIGFINGKRCMGGMLELMMHCHYLFAVQDATLAMPEVTLPVIPGMEGCHWAIRKAKPEMRKNLLKMLIEGKSFKAKDTIGWLTDFADTAENSLQKIWQILQEGENALPKRLLINTPLGKLNFEEANITPSQDAGLLEARKAITACIENSCNASIAESIHVQAKLSGDFMVNPLCRKGRIGAEYDKMMQA, encoded by the coding sequence ATGAATAACTATCTAAGACCCTCTACGTTAGAAGCCCTCGGTTTGGGCAGCGTACTCGATATTATCAAAAACGGAAAACTTCCAATAGATACAGAAAGACTTGTTAATCAAGTTTTTGGAGAAAAAGAAAATCGCGGCGCATTGGTAATAACCGGTGCTAACGGCATCGTTGGAGCCGGTAAAGTGATGCAATTTGCTTCCCGATTAGCTCCCTATAACGTCCCTATCATTGCCCTTGACCTACCCTGCTCTGCAGACGGCTTTAACCAGCAAACCCAACAACTACTTAACTCTTTTGGGCGCGAAGCCGCGAATGATATTCTAAAAAACGTCATTCGCTTAAATTATGACGGAAACTCCCTCCCGCCGGTTGTCAAAAGCTATAATCCTACATTTTTATTGGAAGCTATTCCGGAAAATTTGGAGCTGAAAAAGGCACACTATGCACTCTTTAAAAAAGAATTTCCGGATATTCATATTTTTTCGGTAACGTCCGGTTTTCCATCTGCCCAGTTAGGCGTGAGTATTGCTCACCCTGCTTTTCCCCATGAGATTAACAAAATCTTTGAAGTTGTAGAACCTTCGGTTACACCACAAACACAATTGCTTTGGTCGCTTGGCCTGATTCCCGTTCAAGTAAGCGATGACTGGTCATTTGTTTTGGATGTATTCTTTTGCGGATTGTTGCAGGCAAGTATTCAATTTGCCAACATTACCAACACACCTTATTGGAAAATAGACAAATACATTAGGCGGTTAATTGGCCCGAATCCTTTCCGAGCACACGATGTTATTGGTGCAAAAGGTTCTAATTTCTTAACTTGGTCATGCTTATATCATCTTGGCCAGCACTATGGAAACCTATTTACGCCGGTTCAAGAACTTACAGAACGTAAAGATAGCGGCCAAAATTGGTATCCGCCAGACCATTTTCGTCCCTTAGTTAACTGGAATTTGGCAGACGACGAATCCGTAATATTGAAAGACATTATTTTGGGCGCATTATTCCAGATGACTTCTATCATGATTCATGAGAAGCGGGCTGATTTTGCTACCATGAATGCTATTGGAGAACTTTGTGCGCAGTTTACCAAAGGAATGATAGCTACTGCCAGAAAAACAGGTAGTGAACAAGTTTTTAAAACCATACAAGCATATCATCAACTTATTCCGCAGGCTGCCGAAACAGCGTGGTATCCGGATGTTTTTAAGAATATGGATACCCCCGAATGGCAACAACTATATGTGAATGCAGAGCATGATGGTTCCGTGGGAGTTATCACTCTAAGCAGAGAAAGTTATAGTTGGGATGTTGATGCGGAATTAAACCGTGCCATAGATTGGTTAAAGCAGCATCAAATCAAAAGGGTTGTTTTAACCGGTGATTTTCATCTATCCACACAGATGGTTGGTGCCGATATTACGGAATTTTTCCCCGCCGTTACCGACCCCAAGCAAGGAGCGCATATTGCATATTCTTGGTCAGAAACAGCCAGAAGACTGCATCATGAGTTTGAGATTTCTATTGGTTTTATCAATGGCAAACGTTGTATGGGCGGAATGTTAGAACTTATGATGCACTGTCATTATCTTTTTGCGGTTCAAGATGCTACCTTAGCAATGCCGGAAGTTACCTTGCCGGTAATACCCGGTATGGAGGGCTGCCATTGGGCAATCCGAAAAGCTAAGCCGGAAATGCGTAAAAATCTGCTGAAAATGCTCATAGAAGGAAAATCCTTTAAAGCAAAAGATACCATTGGCTGGCTAACAGACTTTGCCGATACCGCAGAAAATTCATTACAGAAAATCTGGCAGATCTTACAAGAAGGCGAAAATGCTTTACCTAAACGTCTGCTAATCAATACTCCCCTTGGAAAACTGAATTTTGAAGAGGCGAATATAACGCCCTCACAAGATGCCGGATTGTTAGAAGCACGTAAAGCGATTACCGCTTGTATTGAAAACTCTTGCAATGCAAGTATTGCCGAATCAATCCACGTTCAGGCTAAGTTATCTGGTGATTTTATGGTAAATCCGCTTTGCCGAAAAGGAAGAATCGGCGCAGAATACGACAAAATGATGCAAGCATAA
- a CDS encoding tryptophanase, with protein sequence MKHTVIIEPFKIKSIEHIQMSTEAERIQYLQQAHYNPFLLNSDQVIIDFLTDSGTSAMSAEQWAGIMLGDESYAGSKSWHKMENAVRHLTGHEFILPTHQGRAAERILYSHLGGKGKYFISNTHFDTTRANIEFSGAEAIDIPISEANDSALIHPFKGNLDISRLESLILEKGAANIAAVIITVTNNSGGGQPASMQNMREAHHVCKKHNVLLLLDCCRVAENAYFIKHREPGFENKSYEEIAQEMFSYTDGSVMSSKKDALVNMGGFLSLRDKTLADACRNLLIITEGFATYGGLSGRDMEALAIGLQEIFSPSYLEYRIKSTTYLGEHLHKLGIPVMMPIGGHAVYIDAKKLYPHIPPHEYPGQALVAELYLKAGIRCVEIGSVMFGKYDENGKLIPASMELVRLAIPRRVYTQSHIEYVIETFSEILKEKDTVKGYKITEEPPFLRHFTAKFERLS encoded by the coding sequence ATGAAGCACACCGTAATCATAGAGCCATTCAAAATCAAATCCATAGAGCATATCCAGATGAGTACCGAAGCAGAACGTATTCAGTATCTGCAACAAGCTCATTACAATCCATTTTTGCTAAATTCTGACCAAGTAATCATTGACTTTTTAACTGATAGCGGAACTTCTGCTATGAGTGCTGAACAATGGGCAGGCATAATGCTGGGCGATGAATCCTATGCTGGTTCTAAATCTTGGCACAAAATGGAAAATGCCGTTCGTCATTTAACTGGGCACGAATTTATTTTGCCTACCCACCAAGGGAGAGCTGCCGAACGCATCTTATACAGCCATTTAGGGGGAAAAGGAAAATATTTTATCAGCAACACGCATTTTGATACGACACGAGCAAATATCGAATTTTCCGGTGCTGAAGCTATTGATATTCCGATTTCGGAAGCAAACGATTCGGCACTCATTCATCCATTTAAGGGAAATTTAGACATAAGCCGTTTAGAATCCTTAATTCTTGAAAAAGGTGCTGCAAATATCGCTGCTGTGATTATTACAGTTACGAACAATAGCGGCGGCGGCCAGCCGGCAAGTATGCAAAATATGCGTGAGGCACATCATGTTTGCAAAAAACACAACGTATTGCTGCTATTAGACTGCTGCCGTGTTGCCGAAAATGCCTACTTCATCAAACACAGAGAACCCGGCTTTGAAAACAAATCTTATGAAGAAATTGCCCAAGAAATGTTTTCTTACACGGACGGATCAGTAATGAGTTCCAAAAAAGATGCCTTAGTGAATATGGGAGGCTTTTTATCCCTTAGAGATAAAACACTGGCAGATGCCTGTAGAAATCTATTAATCATTACGGAAGGTTTTGCTACCTACGGTGGATTATCCGGCAGAGATATGGAAGCCTTAGCAATCGGCCTCCAAGAGATTTTTAGCCCAAGTTATTTAGAATACCGCATTAAAAGCACTACCTATTTAGGAGAACACCTTCATAAATTAGGGATTCCAGTTATGATGCCAATAGGTGGCCATGCTGTTTACATAGATGCCAAAAAACTTTATCCGCATATTCCGCCACATGAATATCCCGGGCAAGCATTGGTAGCTGAACTTTATCTCAAAGCCGGTATCAGATGCGTAGAAATCGGGTCGGTTATGTTTGGAAAATATGATGAAAACGGAAAATTAATTCCCGCCTCAATGGAACTCGTGCGTTTAGCCATTCCCCGAAGAGTTTATACCCAAAGCCATATAGAATATGTTATCGAAACCTTTTCAGAGATTTTGAAGGAAAAAGATACCGTTAAAGGCTATAAAATCACGGAAGAACCGCCATTTTTAAGACATTTTACAGCTAAGTTTGAAAGATTAAGCTAA
- a CDS encoding 2-dehydropantoate 2-reductase, whose amino-acid sequence MNLKNLKVGIIGAGPIGIILAAKLHESGCEAALCIRNEVKRNKILENGLILESVFQSTSKVTVYEKISDFAALNLDYLIFATKSYQVDEALQEAASLNSEKLTVVIAQNGIDIEDMFIPTFGELKVLRMVVNFAGNMATPNTVKVAFFNPPNYIGSVNDSQHTKAQELAELLTQAGLETKVVDSFALTKQVWQKTILNAALSPLCGVGRLTMAEAMADPDTAELVEQIINEGLEVAEKEKIRFSDDFIRLCMRYLKKGGDHFPSLALDLIQGKQTEIDYFNGKIVEYGRKHYVRTSLNLSFTNMVKAMTNKNIISRIPGNQNDVSRLILGKGVINKQAIITNYKNQDCFLGIDLGSAYAKFSVVDEQGTAVFQYFLPTMTNDKQAFKNVMMAINSSFRVKYSCATGYGRKHFTETDIVKTEINCAAAGASAYYPGEKNIIDIGGEDIKVIRCDKDNSVENFYMNDKCAAGTGSFLAEIAERANINISEMSNLAALSKYDKELNSFCTVFAKTEIMNWIFDGMKLEDIARGIYISIANRVAKMRLDPGIPTYMIGGVIAHHPFLKDILNEKFKKDIKIIQNPQFIVAFGAATIAKQVFQKQHSPKLETTISK is encoded by the coding sequence ATGAACCTTAAAAACCTGAAAGTCGGAATTATAGGGGCAGGTCCAATCGGTATTATTTTAGCGGCTAAACTCCATGAATCCGGCTGTGAAGCCGCTTTATGTATCAGAAATGAAGTTAAACGCAATAAAATTTTAGAAAACGGCCTTATTTTAGAAAGTGTATTTCAAAGCACCTCTAAGGTAACTGTCTATGAAAAAATAAGCGACTTTGCAGCACTAAATCTTGATTATCTTATCTTCGCCACCAAGTCGTATCAAGTAGATGAAGCACTGCAAGAAGCTGCCAGCCTAAACTCAGAAAAATTGACCGTAGTAATCGCCCAAAACGGAATTGATATAGAAGATATGTTTATTCCAACCTTTGGAGAACTGAAAGTCCTACGAATGGTTGTCAATTTTGCCGGAAATATGGCTACTCCCAACACCGTAAAAGTAGCCTTTTTTAACCCACCTAACTATATCGGTTCTGTTAATGATTCTCAACACACAAAAGCCCAAGAACTTGCTGAACTTTTGACACAAGCTGGCTTGGAAACCAAAGTTGTTGATTCTTTTGCCTTAACCAAACAGGTTTGGCAAAAAACGATTTTAAATGCAGCTTTAAGCCCACTTTGCGGAGTAGGCCGCCTAACGATGGCCGAAGCAATGGCTGACCCAGACACCGCAGAACTTGTTGAACAAATTATCAATGAAGGCTTAGAAGTTGCTGAAAAAGAAAAAATCAGATTCTCCGATGACTTCATCCGCCTGTGTATGCGTTACTTGAAAAAAGGCGGAGACCACTTCCCGTCCCTCGCCCTGGACTTGATCCAAGGAAAACAAACTGAAATAGATTACTTTAACGGGAAAATCGTTGAATACGGACGAAAACACTACGTAAGAACTTCACTAAATTTATCCTTTACCAACATGGTAAAGGCCATGACCAACAAAAATATCATTTCCCGCATACCCGGAAACCAAAACGATGTTTCCCGCCTAATTCTGGGAAAAGGTGTTATCAACAAACAGGCAATTATTACAAACTATAAAAACCAAGATTGCTTTTTAGGGATTGATTTAGGCTCTGCATACGCTAAGTTTTCAGTTGTTGATGAACAAGGAACCGCTGTATTCCAGTATTTCTTACCCACCATGACCAACGATAAACAAGCCTTCAAAAATGTCATGATGGCCATAAATTCTTCTTTTAGAGTAAAATACAGTTGCGCAACCGGCTACGGACGTAAGCATTTTACAGAAACAGATATTGTAAAAACCGAAATCAATTGTGCTGCTGCCGGTGCCTCGGCCTATTATCCCGGTGAAAAAAATATCATAGACATCGGTGGCGAAGACATCAAGGTAATCCGCTGTGATAAAGACAACAGCGTAGAAAACTTTTATATGAACGATAAATGCGCCGCCGGAACAGGCTCTTTTTTAGCCGAAATAGCCGAACGGGCAAATATTAATATCTCAGAAATGAGCAACTTAGCAGCCTTGTCTAAATATGACAAAGAACTAAACAGCTTCTGCACCGTTTTTGCCAAAACAGAAATTATGAACTGGATTTTTGACGGAATGAAATTAGAAGACATCGCCCGAGGTATTTATATCTCAATTGCCAATAGAGTTGCTAAAATGCGCCTTGACCCCGGAATACCAACCTATATGATAGGCGGCGTAATCGCTCACCACCCCTTTTTGAAAGATATTTTAAATGAAAAATTTAAGAAAGACATCAAAATCATCCAAAATCCACAATTTATAGTTGCTTTCGGCGCAGCCACTATCGCGAAACAAGTTTTTCAAAAACAACACAGCCCAAAACTCGAAACAACAATATCTAAATAA
- a CDS encoding 2-hydroxyacyl-CoA dehydratase family protein, translating into MYKIASTDILKQVMGNYFRSLESGEKKIAWCTSVGPAELLRSFGFEVYFPENHGALLGATRSAMDYIPEAVKRGYSGHVCSYTTADIGSYLKQETPLQKHYGLKGIPKPDIIAYNTNQCREVQDWFNFFAQEFSCPIVGIQPPRHIDQVTQEEVELVVKQFKRMIPACEQASGRKFDEDQFKETVRLSKEATLLWQKVLKTSTADIAPISFSDGTIHMGPIVVLRGTQVAKDYYTTLLAELTEKVANGEGFLPKAKVRIFWEGMPIWGKLRMLSDLFADNQAAVVASTYCSSWVFDKFDENDPWNSTARAYTEIFINRSEAAKMEMLTDWFNEYKIDGIVYHDSKTCFNNSNARFGMPQRLKEKNGVPALVVEGDLCDLRFFSEGQSMTKIETFLEQLIENKLIHS; encoded by the coding sequence ATGTATAAAATAGCCAGTACCGATATTTTAAAGCAGGTAATGGGCAATTACTTTCGTTCATTAGAATCCGGCGAAAAAAAAATTGCTTGGTGTACCAGCGTTGGTCCTGCCGAGCTACTACGCTCCTTTGGCTTTGAAGTATATTTTCCGGAAAATCACGGTGCATTATTAGGGGCTACCCGCTCCGCAATGGATTATATCCCAGAAGCCGTTAAACGCGGCTACTCAGGCCACGTTTGCTCCTACACCACCGCAGATATAGGTTCTTATCTTAAACAAGAAACCCCCCTGCAAAAACACTATGGCCTAAAAGGAATCCCAAAACCAGACATCATCGCCTATAATACCAATCAATGCCGCGAAGTACAAGACTGGTTTAACTTTTTTGCCCAAGAGTTTAGCTGCCCAATCGTGGGAATCCAACCCCCAAGGCACATTGACCAAGTTACCCAAGAAGAAGTTGAACTTGTTGTAAAACAATTCAAGCGGATGATTCCCGCCTGCGAGCAAGCCAGCGGCAGAAAGTTTGACGAAGACCAGTTTAAAGAAACCGTCCGGCTTAGCAAAGAAGCAACATTACTCTGGCAAAAAGTACTCAAGACATCTACCGCCGATATTGCACCTATCAGCTTTTCTGATGGCACCATTCACATGGGGCCAATCGTAGTCTTACGAGGCACCCAAGTAGCCAAAGACTATTACACAACCCTTTTAGCAGAACTTACTGAAAAAGTTGCTAACGGAGAAGGATTTTTGCCAAAAGCTAAAGTCCGTATTTTTTGGGAAGGAATGCCTATTTGGGGAAAACTTCGGATGCTCAGCGACTTATTTGCCGATAATCAAGCCGCAGTAGTTGCCTCAACATATTGCAGCAGTTGGGTCTTTGATAAATTTGACGAAAACGACCCTTGGAACTCCACAGCGCGCGCCTATACGGAAATTTTTATCAACCGCAGTGAAGCCGCTAAAATGGAAATGCTAACAGATTGGTTCAATGAATATAAAATTGACGGTATCGTCTATCATGATTCAAAAACCTGCTTCAACAATTCCAACGCAAGATTTGGAATGCCCCAACGCCTAAAAGAAAAAAATGGCGTCCCAGCATTGGTCGTTGAAGGAGATTTGTGCGACCTGCGTTTCTTCAGCGAAGGACAAAGTATGACCAAAATAGAAACATTTTTAGAACAACTTATTGAAAACAAGCTAATCCATTCATGA
- a CDS encoding AMP-binding protein, with product MKQQLASEYTLGQVIPNIAILLKQNAEKFAQKIVFQQQDASENYIGITWKDFYQNIINIAYNLRQAGFQVGDKMVLFSRNNLNMLQVELAVMASGGVAVPIFFNFKKDTAELLITHADAQWLTVEGDTQLNNIGTNLSLKKIYTFDDDIVTTRFEQLVHIRELLKPAKENYLDTTITPETICLNMFTSGTMGTPKCVQLTHQNILSQQAALDILWNVNEEDRFLSYLPWHHSFGGIFELFTALAKGATYSLESSYGRDPKIIFENWKKVRPTVFFSVPKVYQNLFELTRENKETEDIFFNSGLKFIFTAAAALPEKLSNEFEKRNIPVIEGWGLTETSPCCTLTNPKLRRETGMVGKPIPGVTIRIADDDEIQVKGPNVMVGYYKNDEINRITFTEDGWYRTGDVGQITENGLRLISRKDRIFKLSNGEKVIPTDLEKAIELRCHYVQYTVVAGSGEEHPVALIFPNKRLLDNPDYEFTPEEGCFCPRNLNEMGRCLTDCLDKANNSIGQKFAKVKAAAIIMDELSLENNTLTPSLKIIPKNVVEKYRAHLLRLYGENVPANEEVYIIDLKNHKNTHYV from the coding sequence ATGAAGCAACAGTTGGCCAGTGAATATACGCTCGGGCAGGTTATTCCAAATATCGCAATATTACTAAAGCAAAATGCAGAAAAATTTGCGCAAAAGATTGTCTTTCAACAACAAGATGCCTCCGAAAATTATATTGGAATAACTTGGAAGGACTTTTATCAGAACATCATCAACATTGCCTATAACCTCCGCCAAGCAGGATTTCAGGTTGGGGACAAAATGGTGCTCTTTTCACGAAATAACCTGAATATGCTGCAAGTAGAACTTGCAGTTATGGCATCCGGCGGCGTTGCTGTTCCTATCTTTTTTAACTTTAAAAAAGATACGGCAGAGCTACTAATCACTCATGCAGACGCTCAATGGCTAACTGTAGAAGGAGATACACAACTGAACAATATCGGAACCAATTTATCATTAAAAAAAATCTATACCTTTGATGATGATATTGTTACCACCCGTTTTGAACAGTTGGTCCATATTCGGGAGTTGCTAAAACCAGCGAAAGAAAATTATTTGGATACAACCATTACACCGGAAACGATTTGCCTAAATATGTTTACCTCCGGAACGATGGGGACTCCTAAGTGCGTTCAGCTAACCCACCAGAATATCCTTTCTCAGCAGGCTGCTCTCGATATTCTTTGGAACGTTAATGAAGAAGATAGATTCCTATCCTACCTACCTTGGCATCATAGTTTTGGAGGTATTTTTGAGCTATTTACAGCCTTAGCAAAAGGTGCTACCTATTCATTAGAAAGCTCTTATGGCCGAGACCCAAAGATAATTTTTGAAAATTGGAAAAAAGTTCGCCCAACAGTCTTTTTTAGTGTCCCAAAGGTTTACCAAAATCTATTTGAACTAACCCGAGAAAATAAAGAGACCGAAGATATTTTCTTTAACTCCGGCTTAAAATTTATTTTTACTGCTGCGGCTGCTTTACCGGAAAAGTTATCTAATGAATTTGAAAAGAGAAATATTCCGGTAATTGAAGGTTGGGGGCTTACAGAAACATCTCCCTGCTGCACCTTAACCAATCCTAAGCTCAGGCGAGAAACCGGTATGGTTGGAAAACCGATTCCGGGCGTAACTATCAGAATTGCCGATGATGATGAGATTCAGGTAAAAGGCCCTAATGTGATGGTTGGTTATTACAAAAATGACGAAATAAACCGCATCACTTTTACCGAAGACGGCTGGTACAGAACCGGCGATGTTGGCCAAATCACCGAAAACGGCTTGCGCCTAATTTCCCGAAAAGATAGAATTTTTAAACTATCTAATGGCGAAAAAGTGATTCCTACCGACTTAGAAAAAGCCATCGAGCTAAGATGCCACTACGTTCAATATACAGTAGTAGCCGGCAGCGGCGAAGAACATCCCGTAGCATTAATATTTCCGAACAAAAGACTCTTAGACAATCCTGATTACGAATTTACACCGGAAGAAGGTTGCTTTTGCCCCAGAAACCTAAATGAAATGGGTCGCTGCCTAACGGACTGCCTTGATAAAGCCAACAACAGCATCGGCCAAAAATTTGCCAAAGTAAAAGCCGCCGCCATCATCATGGACGAACTCTCCCTCGAAAACAACACACTAACACCGTCATTAAAAATAATTCCCAAAAACGTTGTAGAAAAATACCGCGCCCACTTACTTCGTTTATACGGAGAAAACGTCCCCGCCAACGAAGAAGTGTATATCATTGACCTCAAAAACCACAAAAACACTCATTATGTATAA
- a CDS encoding acyl-CoA dehydratase activase, producing MEKLIYTVGVDVGGSYVKAVLMQYDHTGGDHKLIDKQTEKIRKRNPKDVVVDAVDIILKRNNLSYDKDIAYLASTGEGEMVEKKKGHFYSMTSHARGGKYFAPEAKTVVDMGGLYVRAIKVDSKGKVLDYKMTGQCASGSGQFIENISRYLGLAIEEVGEISIKADNPDVPSGICAVLAETDVINSVSKGISTPNIVKGINLSIASRVVKLLSSLRAESPIVLAGGMGMNIGMIQAIEEISAENKKSTFTFISNPNAIYSGAIGAALWGGFRYYKLKEKQTTLVV from the coding sequence ATGGAAAAACTAATTTATACAGTAGGCGTAGATGTAGGCGGTAGCTACGTAAAAGCAGTCTTGATGCAGTACGACCACACCGGTGGAGACCATAAACTCATAGATAAACAAACCGAAAAAATCCGCAAAAGAAACCCCAAAGATGTGGTAGTTGATGCAGTAGATATTATCCTCAAAAGGAATAATTTGTCTTATGATAAAGACATTGCCTACTTAGCCTCTACCGGAGAGGGAGAAATGGTAGAAAAGAAAAAAGGCCATTTTTACAGCATGACCTCACATGCGCGCGGCGGGAAATACTTTGCCCCAGAAGCTAAAACAGTTGTTGATATGGGCGGTTTGTATGTGAGAGCTATCAAAGTGGATTCCAAAGGCAAAGTACTGGACTACAAAATGACAGGCCAATGCGCCTCGGGGTCCGGACAATTTATTGAAAATATATCCCGCTACCTCGGCTTAGCTATCGAAGAGGTAGGCGAAATTTCCATCAAAGCAGATAACCCGGACGTTCCGTCTGGAATTTGCGCCGTACTTGCTGAAACAGACGTGATTAACTCGGTATCAAAAGGAATCTCCACTCCTAATATCGTAAAGGGAATCAATCTATCCATAGCCAGCCGGGTCGTAAAATTATTAAGTTCCCTGCGGGCAGAATCCCCCATCGTTCTTGCAGGAGGTATGGGAATGAATATCGGTATGATTCAGGCTATTGAAGAAATTTCTGCCGAAAACAAAAAAAGTACATTTACCTTTATTTCTAACCCCAATGCCATTTACTCCGGCGCAATAGGAGCAGCACTGTGGGGCGGATTCAGATATTATAAACTGAAAGAAAAACAAACTACCTTAGTTGTTTAA
- a CDS encoding acyl-CoA dehydratase activase — protein sequence MKKYYLGIDLGSTTSKSVIINEKDEIVGRGITNTRANYKIAADIAREEAIYDARFTLLEEKIGESQGKRPELKKYMEDLKNVFKYGQFKRRMDSLEKMLIQTVENFSHPNKADILEKLKIIIEKIRPQIHHEFIYEMLGTKNQFFRDIVSEKYNGEVSNIGSEFYEPLILAFDKSITPTENEMVSYNFKELVIESIKILDEKYQGLADTQGNNNKEDWYYAELNTTKDNYETLAYTLRQHIEAIADEEIPIANMVGTGYGRALLPFPEDCIKSEILCHAFGAHAVFPNTRTVLDIGGQDTKAIQVDSYGLVTSFHMNDRCAAGCGRYLGYIADEFGLSLNELGPEALSATRETTICSTCTVFAGSEVKELLNNGEERPNILAGLHKAIVQRAMSLIARSGGVKNEFTFTGGVARNQAILKYVKDMVANTYGNLTMNIHTDSIFMGALGAAMFARRNIQVNLPKAQKSEVREPVE from the coding sequence ATGAAAAAATATTATTTAGGAATAGATCTCGGTTCCACAACTTCAAAATCCGTCATCATTAATGAAAAAGATGAAATTGTAGGGCGCGGTATCACCAATACACGAGCAAACTACAAAATAGCTGCCGACATCGCCCGTGAAGAAGCTATTTATGATGCCCGCTTTACTCTTTTAGAAGAAAAAATTGGTGAAAGCCAAGGCAAACGCCCCGAACTCAAAAAATATATGGAAGACCTAAAAAACGTCTTCAAATACGGACAATTTAAAAGAAGAATGGATAGCCTTGAAAAAATGCTCATCCAAACCGTAGAAAACTTCTCCCACCCAAACAAAGCAGATATTCTAGAAAAACTAAAAATCATTATCGAAAAAATCCGCCCACAAATTCATCATGAATTTATCTACGAAATGCTCGGTACTAAAAATCAATTTTTTAGAGATATCGTTAGTGAAAAATATAATGGAGAAGTTTCCAATATCGGGTCAGAATTCTATGAACCCCTCATACTTGCCTTTGACAAAAGTATCACTCCCACAGAAAACGAAATGGTATCCTATAACTTTAAAGAATTGGTTATAGAATCCATCAAAATCTTAGATGAAAAATATCAGGGATTGGCAGATACCCAAGGTAATAACAACAAAGAAGATTGGTATTATGCTGAATTAAATACTACCAAAGATAACTATGAAACCTTAGCCTATACCTTACGCCAGCATATAGAGGCCATTGCCGATGAGGAAATACCTATTGCGAATATGGTTGGAACGGGTTATGGTAGAGCTTTACTTCCTTTTCCGGAAGACTGCATTAAGTCAGAAATCCTTTGCCACGCCTTTGGTGCGCACGCCGTTTTCCCAAATACCCGAACTGTTTTAGACATTGGCGGGCAGGATACTAAAGCTATTCAAGTAGATAGTTATGGCTTAGTAACCAGCTTCCACATGAATGACCGTTGCGCAGCAGGCTGTGGACGTTATCTGGGTTATATCGCTGACGAATTCGGGCTTTCTCTCAATGAATTAGGTCCAGAAGCCCTTAGCGCAACCCGCGAAACTACTATTTGCTCTACTTGTACCGTATTTGCAGGCTCAGAAGTAAAGGAACTACTAAACAACGGCGAAGAACGCCCTAATATTCTGGCTGGCTTACACAAAGCCATTGTTCAAAGAGCAATGTCCCTAATCGCCCGTTCGGGAGGTGTAAAAAATGAATTTACCTTTACCGGCGGTGTTGCTCGAAATCAAGCTATACTAAAATACGTCAAAGATATGGTTGCAAATACCTACGGAAACCTAACGATGAATATTCATACAGATTCAATCTTTATGGGAGCACTCGGAGCAGCCATGTTTGCCCGTAGAAATATTCAGGTAAATTTACCCAAAGCCCAAAAATCCGAAGTCCGCGAACCCGTTGAATAA